In the genome of Dermacentor andersoni chromosome 3, qqDerAnde1_hic_scaffold, whole genome shotgun sequence, one region contains:
- the LOC129382850 gene encoding uncharacterized protein produces the protein MPSQTCNLFASALAQCPCRQQVSQDEPEQQQPADLPSALAALEAERQRCRELVRLNAVLQEHLEIATRTNADLASEVHKLTKEWWQLNRSQSADQPQVLVPESEARAARAQASQLQGKLMEARKRLARERASHRAQVAQAARQRQQDLANWQRRRLHQAELALSAAQDEASELKAHMEAVTGEKLTGLPNIIIQFNLNITNTGVKNKSKMILTDISV, from the exons ATGCCTAGTCAAACATGCAACCTCTTTGCGAGTGCTTTGGCCCAGTGCCCCTGCAGGCAACAG GTGTCTCAAGATGAGCcggagcagcagcagccggctGATCTACCTTCAGCTCTGGCAGCCCTGGAGGCAGAGCGGCAGAG ATGCCGTGAGCTCGTGCGCCTCAACGCTGTCCTACAGGAGCACCTGGAGATCGCAACACGCACCAATGCAGATCTCGCAAGCGAGGTTCACAAGCTCACCAAGGAATGGTGGCAACTGAACCGCTCACAGTCTGCAGATCAGCCACAG GTGTTGGTGCCCGAGTCTGAGGCGCGCGCTGCCCGAGCCCAGGCCTCCCAGCTGCAGGGGAAGCTCATGGAGGCGCGCAAGCGGCTTGCCCGTGAGCGGGCCTCCCACCGGGCACAGGTGGCCCAGGCAGCTCGGCAGCGCCAGCAGGACCTGGCCAACTGGCAGCGTCGTCGACTGCACCAAGCAGAACTGGCCCTGAGCGCAGCGCAGGACGAGGCCAGTGAACTCAAAGCACATATGGAGGCAGTCACAGGTGAGAAATTGACCGGATTACCGAATATTATTATACAGtttaacctcaatataacaaacacaGGTGTAAAAAATAAATCTAAAATGATTCTCACCGATATCAGTGTGTAA